The following are encoded in a window of Sphingobium sp. AP49 genomic DNA:
- a CDS encoding DUF488 domain-containing protein, protein MKIFTIGYEGVTQAQLMEALSAAGVEVLADVRAVPLSRRPGFSKNILAAGLREAGIDYVGFKALGTPPTGREAARKGQHARLTEIYAGQLDLPEAIVQAAQLVELAAARPTALLCFERDPAGCHRSLLLDAVLPDADRVDLYPG, encoded by the coding sequence ATGAAGATTTTCACCATCGGCTATGAGGGGGTAACCCAGGCACAGCTGATGGAGGCGCTCAGCGCAGCGGGCGTTGAAGTCCTGGCCGATGTGCGGGCGGTTCCACTCTCGCGCCGGCCGGGATTTTCGAAGAATATCCTTGCAGCCGGACTGCGCGAGGCGGGGATCGACTATGTCGGCTTCAAGGCGCTTGGCACCCCGCCGACAGGTCGCGAAGCGGCGCGCAAAGGGCAGCATGCACGCCTGACGGAAATCTATGCGGGTCAGCTCGACCTGCCCGAGGCGATTGTTCAGGCAGCGCAACTGGTCGAATTGGCTGCGGCGCGCCCCACCGCGCTGCTCTGCTTCGAGCGCGATCCTGCGGGCTGCCATCGATCCCTGCTGCTCGATGCCGTCCTGCCAGACGCCGATCGGGTAGATCTCTATCCAGGCTGA
- a CDS encoding ParB N-terminal domain-containing protein — protein MKLQFIPLDKLAVSKANMRYAKKAPDVSDILPTIRARGIIQSLVVRPAAQPGHYEILAGARRYHAALIISAEASSGAESVGEETGDAMLLPCAILDAADDAAAVEASLIENLARLDPDEVNQWVNFVRLVKEGRGVADIAETFGLPELTVRRVLALGNLLPRIRNLYGAQEIDRVTVRHLTFASKSQQREWLNLHDDPDARAPTGHQLKAWLLGGQSIATRHALFDLAGFDGAIVSDLFGEDSYFASPDLFWTAQQAEVEARKAAYLDAGWQEVVIVPASQYFHAWEHEKVAKRKGGRVYIELRASGEVCFHEGYMSRKEAARIDRADAVETKSVRPEITARMQTYVDLHRHAAVRAALTSRPQIALRLMVAHAICGSALWRVTPDPRTARDDLVAESVENAVGEADFDHARRRVLDLLGFSSEEPHVTGGNARDQGVAGLFLRLLALPDEAMLDIIAIVMGETLASGSAALEAVGNHIGVDMADYWEADDAFFEQLRDRDILTALVAEVVDPQTAAANAGAKGKILKEIIRDGLNGTKGREKMDRWVPRWMAFPPSAYGERGGVGSLEAWRRVEAAKQMLENATAAAAEPGRLAA, from the coding sequence ATGAAACTCCAATTCATCCCCCTCGACAAGCTTGCCGTGAGCAAGGCCAATATGCGCTATGCGAAAAAGGCGCCCGACGTGTCCGATATCCTCCCGACCATCCGCGCGCGCGGGATCATCCAGTCGCTGGTCGTCCGCCCGGCGGCCCAGCCCGGCCATTATGAAATCCTTGCCGGGGCGCGGCGCTATCATGCCGCCCTGATCATATCGGCCGAGGCATCGAGCGGCGCGGAAAGTGTCGGGGAAGAGACAGGGGACGCCATGCTACTGCCCTGCGCTATCCTCGACGCGGCCGATGATGCCGCAGCGGTCGAGGCCTCGCTCATCGAAAATCTCGCCCGGCTCGATCCCGACGAGGTGAACCAGTGGGTCAATTTCGTGCGACTGGTGAAGGAAGGCCGGGGCGTTGCCGATATTGCGGAAACCTTCGGCCTACCCGAACTCACCGTGCGGCGCGTGCTGGCACTCGGCAATCTGTTGCCGCGCATCCGCAATCTCTATGGGGCGCAGGAGATCGACCGGGTGACGGTGCGGCACCTCACCTTTGCGAGCAAGAGCCAGCAGCGCGAGTGGCTCAACCTCCACGATGATCCCGACGCTCGCGCGCCGACCGGCCATCAGTTGAAGGCATGGCTCCTTGGCGGCCAGTCCATCGCCACCCGTCATGCGCTGTTCGACCTTGCCGGCTTTGACGGCGCCATCGTCTCCGACCTGTTCGGCGAGGACAGCTATTTCGCGTCGCCCGATCTGTTCTGGACAGCCCAGCAGGCCGAGGTCGAGGCCCGCAAGGCGGCCTATCTGGACGCTGGCTGGCAGGAGGTGGTGATCGTGCCCGCCTCCCAATATTTTCATGCCTGGGAGCATGAGAAAGTCGCCAAGCGCAAGGGCGGGCGCGTCTATATCGAGCTGCGCGCAAGCGGCGAGGTCTGTTTCCACGAAGGCTATATGAGCCGCAAGGAAGCGGCGCGCATCGATCGAGCCGACGCCGTCGAGACCAAGTCCGTCCGGCCCGAGATCACCGCCAGGATGCAGACCTATGTCGATCTTCATCGCCATGCCGCGGTGCGCGCGGCGCTCACTTCTCGCCCGCAGATCGCCCTGCGCCTGATGGTGGCCCACGCCATTTGCGGTTCGGCGCTATGGCGCGTCACCCCCGACCCCCGCACGGCGCGCGACGATCTTGTGGCCGAGAGCGTCGAGAATGCGGTCGGCGAAGCGGATTTCGATCATGCCCGGCGCCGGGTGCTCGACCTTCTGGGCTTCTCGTCCGAGGAACCGCATGTGACCGGCGGCAATGCCCGCGACCAAGGCGTGGCGGGTCTGTTCCTGCGGCTGCTCGCGCTGCCCGACGAGGCCATGCTCGATATCATCGCCATCGTCATGGGTGAGACGCTCGCCAGCGGCAGCGCCGCGCTCGAGGCGGTCGGCAACCATATCGGGGTCGACATGGCCGATTATTGGGAGGCCGATGATGCCTTCTTCGAGCAGCTGCGCGACCGGGACATCCTGACCGCTCTGGTCGCCGAAGTGGTCGATCCGCAGACTGCCGCCGCCAATGCCGGTGCCAAGGGGAAAATCCTTAAGGAGATCATCCGCGATGGCCTCAATGGCACCAAAGGCCGGGAGAAAATGGATCGCTGGGTGCCGCGCTGGATGGCCTTCCCGCCATCGGCCTATGGCGAGAGGGGCGGTGTCGGTTCGCTCGAGGCGTGGCGCAGGGTGGAAGCGGCAAAGCAGATGCTGGAAAATGCGACGGCGGCAGCGGCAGAACCGGGACGGCTTGCCGCCTGA
- a CDS encoding DUF3008 family protein: protein MPATSKAQQKAAGAALAAKRGDQPKSKLRGASKQMEESMSEKQLEEFATTKRKKLPARKG from the coding sequence ATGCCTGCAACCTCCAAGGCGCAGCAAAAGGCTGCCGGTGCCGCTCTTGCCGCCAAGCGCGGCGATCAACCCAAATCGAAGTTGCGCGGCGCTTCGAAGCAGATGGAAGAGTCGATGAGCGAGAAGCAGCTCGAGGAATTTGCGACCACCAAACGCAAGAAATTGCCTGCCAGGAAAGGCTGA
- a CDS encoding DUF2285 domain-containing protein translates to MFADTQPALWHPEEVPAVLILDTAPFAGTGLALPDFADWPGILVDRTLENGRHMVLADGSGLHRLWLRPGPADRSLAYMVIRDDALVLRQAMVRRFEQRMTGSRAGRSPPGLCPTPFQRQRLSMLLDILDAAGTRDGAPLTTHEIARRHVYARMQVGQGSEWKSSSQRRRTQRLIDEARALMEGGYRRLLRP, encoded by the coding sequence ATGTTCGCCGACACGCAGCCCGCGCTCTGGCATCCCGAGGAGGTACCGGCCGTCCTCATCCTCGACACCGCCCCGTTCGCCGGCACGGGCCTTGCGCTGCCCGATTTCGCGGATTGGCCGGGCATTCTCGTCGATCGAACGCTTGAAAACGGGCGCCACATGGTCCTGGCAGACGGCAGCGGCCTGCATCGCCTGTGGCTGCGCCCCGGCCCGGCCGACAGATCGCTCGCCTATATGGTCATCCGGGACGACGCGCTCGTGCTTCGTCAGGCCATGGTGCGCCGCTTCGAACAGCGCATGACGGGTAGCCGCGCCGGCCGATCGCCGCCTGGCCTTTGCCCGACGCCATTTCAGCGCCAGCGCCTCTCCATGCTGCTCGATATCCTGGATGCCGCCGGCACCCGCGACGGCGCCCCGCTCACCACGCATGAAATCGCGCGCCGCCATGTCTATGCGCGCATGCAGGTGGGTCAGGGCAGCGAATGGAAATCCTCCTCCCAGCGTCGCCGCACACAGCGCCTCATCGATGAGGCCCGGGCATTGATGGAAGGCGGCTATCGCAGGCTCCTGCGTCCCTGA
- a CDS encoding DUF4142 domain-containing protein, with product MRNHLWMSVAPIAALALGACSPKAEQKADNALNDTGAAVSGALNSTGNAIDNAQQALTTTPTGQEFADAAAKSDAFEIEAAKLATTNAQSPQVKEFARMMVAAHTESTAKIKAAAKAASPAITPDATLTKDQAEDLAELKTLKGAAFDKEYIDGQVDAHEDALDLMRKYAADGTVASLKQAAGEIAPVVEKHLSSAKALDKD from the coding sequence ATGAGAAATCATCTGTGGATGAGTGTCGCACCGATAGCGGCCCTTGCGCTCGGCGCTTGCAGCCCGAAAGCCGAACAAAAGGCCGATAACGCCTTGAACGATACCGGTGCTGCCGTTTCGGGCGCTCTCAATTCCACCGGCAACGCAATCGACAATGCGCAGCAGGCTCTCACGACAACGCCAACCGGCCAGGAATTCGCGGACGCGGCCGCCAAAAGCGACGCCTTCGAGATAGAAGCCGCCAAGCTGGCGACGACAAATGCCCAGTCTCCCCAGGTGAAGGAATTTGCCCGGATGATGGTCGCCGCCCACACGGAATCGACCGCGAAGATCAAGGCCGCGGCCAAGGCAGCCAGTCCCGCGATTACGCCCGATGCGACACTGACCAAGGACCAGGCGGAGGATCTGGCGGAGCTGAAGACGCTCAAGGGCGCTGCGTTCGACAAGGAATATATCGATGGCCAGGTCGATGCCCATGAAGATGCCCTCGACCTGATGCGCAAATATGCAGCGGACGGGACCGTCGCCTCCCTCAAGCAGGCAGCGGGCGAGATAGCGCCGGTCGTCGAGAAGCATCTTTCAAGCGCCAAAGCGCTCGACAAGGATTGA
- a CDS encoding DUF6499 domain-containing protein — MSEAAGIDGTQATARQLLDLPGFAQEFLRRNPRYRAEHRALANLPAGHAPPAREVMARRWSLSFPL, encoded by the coding sequence ATGTCAGAGGCAGCAGGCATCGATGGCACACAGGCGACAGCACGCCAGCTGCTCGATCTGCCCGGCTTCGCGCAGGAATTTCTCCGCCGCAATCCACGTTACCGCGCCGAACATCGAGCGCTGGCCAACCTGCCAGCTGGGCACGCGCCGCCGGCGCGGGAGGTGATGGCCCGGCGGTGGAGCCTGAGCTTTCCCCTGTGA
- a CDS encoding tyrosine-type recombinase/integrase codes for MSAVALPALIQRFFTDRLCVQMEASRHTVAGYRDTFRLLLRYASARHGKPPVRLTVEDIDADLVADFLVHTETTRGNSARSRNTRLAAIRSFFRYVAMSDPTWLLHCQRILAMPNKRYVKRTVTFLDADEMAALLAAPDRTTWAGRRDHALLLLAVQTGLRASELVGLTRGDVVLGNGAHIRCMGKGRKERATPLRRETGKMLAAWIGNDKDESRPLFPSIRGERLSRDALEHLVRKHCLTASRACPSIGTKRVTPHTLRHSTAMDLLHHGVDPAVIALWLGHENVETTQIYIHADMRMKEKALARVAAPPTPSGRFRPDDQLLAFLEGL; via the coding sequence ATGAGCGCGGTTGCCTTGCCCGCGCTGATCCAGCGCTTCTTCACCGACCGGCTGTGCGTCCAGATGGAGGCGAGCCGTCATACGGTCGCAGGCTATCGCGACACGTTCCGGCTGTTGCTCCGATATGCGAGCGCTCGCCACGGCAAGCCGCCGGTCAGGCTCACGGTCGAGGATATCGACGCCGATCTGGTCGCCGACTTCCTCGTCCATACCGAGACGACGCGTGGCAACAGCGCGCGCAGCCGCAACACCCGGCTCGCCGCGATCCGCTCGTTCTTCCGCTACGTGGCGATGAGCGATCCGACCTGGCTGCTGCACTGCCAGCGCATCCTCGCCATGCCGAACAAGCGCTATGTGAAGCGCACGGTGACGTTCCTCGACGCCGACGAAATGGCGGCATTGCTGGCAGCGCCGGACCGCACGACATGGGCGGGGCGGCGCGATCATGCGCTGCTGCTGCTCGCGGTTCAGACCGGCCTCCGGGCATCCGAACTGGTCGGCCTCACGCGCGGCGATGTCGTGCTCGGAAACGGCGCGCACATCCGCTGCATGGGCAAGGGGCGGAAGGAGCGCGCCACCCCTCTTCGCCGCGAGACGGGCAAGATGCTGGCGGCGTGGATCGGCAACGACAAGGATGAGAGCAGACCGCTGTTCCCGTCGATCCGGGGCGAACGGCTGAGCCGCGATGCGCTCGAACATCTGGTGCGTAAGCACTGCCTCACGGCATCGCGCGCGTGTCCGAGCATCGGCACGAAGCGGGTCACGCCGCATACGCTGCGCCACAGCACGGCGATGGACCTGCTTCACCACGGCGTCGATCCAGCGGTGATCGCGCTCTGGCTTGGTCACGAGAACGTCGAGACCACCCAGATCTACATCCACGCCGACATGCGGATGAAGGAGAAAGCGCTCGCTCGCGTCGCGGCTCCGCCCACTCCGTCAGGCCGGTTCCGGCCCGACGATCAACTCCTCGCGTTCTTGGAAGGGCTCTGA
- a CDS encoding helix-turn-helix domain-containing protein, which translates to MSANRALSSPQYLRTPDAALHLGLSPRTLEKHRCYGTGPAFHKLGGRVVYTIDALDSWAALGLRRSTSDPGSGICLPARRFDGPVRR; encoded by the coding sequence ATGAGCGCCAATCGCGCCTTGTCCTCGCCGCAATATCTCAGGACACCCGACGCTGCCCTGCATCTGGGTCTCAGCCCGCGCACCCTCGAAAAGCATCGCTGCTATGGCACCGGTCCGGCTTTTCACAAGCTGGGCGGGCGCGTCGTCTATACGATCGACGCGCTCGACAGCTGGGCCGCGCTCGGCCTGCGGCGCTCGACCTCCGACCCTGGTTCGGGCATCTGCCTGCCCGCCCGCAGGTTCGACGGTCCGGTCCGGCGCTGA
- a CDS encoding tyrosine-type recombinase/integrase — translation MPQYLQTSIEPYLDSFAESFAAENYTPATINAYRWILRKVGHVMDAEGIDPPALTLDMAEQVGRKVPRKHAGTAWPYKLARRFAQHLLDIGVTQPVPLTEVQQARATLLADFETYLVKQRGLSPRSIPHTIGFARRFLDDRFGETIIDPGSLRPADVIGFMEHVLTTARRDKTVATHVRIFLQYLFGCGATATNLALSVPKTAKVWGARLPRHLSPEGVEAVLACVRDNPRHGARDYAMLLLMARLGLRAAEVIAIQLDDIDWRSGELTVRGKGKLHDRLPITVEVGDALSRYLREERGPAACRTMFVAHRAPHRPFKDGQIVNAILKDALKATGKKPATPYVGSHLLRHSLATQLVNTGASLDEVGDVLRHRSRSSTMIYARLDIDGLRSVAQPWPVAGGAQ, via the coding sequence ATGCCTCAATATTTGCAGACCAGCATCGAGCCTTATCTGGACTCGTTCGCCGAGAGTTTTGCGGCGGAGAACTACACACCCGCCACGATCAATGCCTATCGATGGATCCTGCGGAAAGTGGGCCACGTGATGGATGCTGAGGGGATCGACCCTCCGGCGTTGACCCTCGACATGGCCGAGCAGGTGGGCCGCAAAGTGCCGCGCAAGCATGCGGGCACGGCATGGCCGTATAAGTTGGCCCGTCGCTTCGCGCAGCATCTGCTCGATATCGGCGTGACGCAGCCGGTGCCATTGACCGAGGTGCAGCAGGCGCGCGCGACACTGCTGGCGGACTTCGAGACCTATCTCGTCAAACAGCGCGGCCTCAGTCCGCGGAGCATCCCCCATACGATAGGCTTCGCGCGCCGCTTCCTCGACGATCGCTTCGGCGAGACGATAATCGATCCGGGCAGCCTGCGTCCCGCCGACGTGATCGGCTTCATGGAACATGTGCTGACCACCGCCCGTCGCGACAAGACGGTCGCCACCCATGTCCGTATCTTCCTTCAATATCTGTTCGGCTGCGGGGCCACGGCGACCAATCTGGCGCTGAGCGTGCCGAAGACGGCGAAGGTCTGGGGAGCGCGATTGCCGCGCCACCTGTCGCCGGAAGGCGTCGAGGCAGTGCTGGCTTGCGTGCGCGACAATCCCCGTCACGGCGCGCGGGACTATGCGATGCTGTTGCTCATGGCCCGGCTTGGCCTGCGCGCGGCCGAGGTCATTGCGATCCAGCTCGACGACATCGACTGGCGCTCGGGCGAGCTTACGGTGCGCGGCAAGGGCAAGCTGCACGACCGCCTGCCGATCACGGTGGAGGTCGGCGACGCGCTGAGCCGCTATCTTCGCGAGGAGCGAGGACCGGCGGCTTGCCGCACGATGTTCGTCGCCCATCGCGCGCCGCATCGCCCGTTCAAGGATGGGCAGATCGTCAACGCCATCCTCAAGGATGCCCTCAAGGCGACCGGCAAGAAGCCGGCGACGCCCTATGTGGGATCGCACCTTCTGCGTCATAGCCTTGCCACCCAGCTCGTGAATACGGGCGCGTCGCTCGACGAAGTGGGCGACGTGCTGCGGCACCGCTCCCGATCATCGACAATGATATATGCCCGGCTCGACATCGACGGACTGCGGTCGGTCGCGCAGCCCTGGCCGGTGGCGGGAGGCGCGCAATGA
- a CDS encoding replication initiator protein A, whose translation MLRDEPDRAQLELFLSIPGNIPPRDAQDLMAWPFFSLAKSPRIVPIAFEMGQTWISVEAVHEHGMATIWDADILIWAASQLVEARDAGRPTSRLMATTPFEILTYIGRGTGRDNYDRLKAALDRLQATSVATSIRQQHERRRHRFSWINEWKERLDSKGRPLGIELILPDWFYAGVLDRALILTIDPAYFRLTGGLERWLYRIVRKHGGRQVGGWSFDLAHLYRKSGVLSPFKRFAFELRDIVRRQPLPGYSLLIDRDRLSFAPIALSSYERALRRSRPRPLR comes from the coding sequence ATGCTCCGGGACGAACCCGATCGGGCCCAGCTCGAACTGTTCCTGTCCATCCCCGGCAACATCCCACCACGCGACGCCCAGGATCTGATGGCCTGGCCCTTTTTCAGCCTCGCCAAGTCGCCTCGTATCGTGCCGATCGCCTTTGAAATGGGCCAGACCTGGATATCGGTCGAGGCCGTCCATGAACATGGCATGGCGACCATCTGGGACGCCGACATCCTGATCTGGGCAGCGAGCCAGCTGGTCGAGGCCCGCGACGCCGGCCGCCCGACCTCCCGGCTCATGGCGACCACGCCTTTCGAGATACTGACCTATATCGGGCGCGGGACCGGCCGCGACAATTATGATCGGTTGAAGGCGGCGCTCGATCGGCTGCAGGCGACCAGCGTCGCCACCTCGATCCGGCAGCAGCATGAACGCCGCCGGCATCGCTTCTCCTGGATCAACGAATGGAAGGAGCGGCTCGACAGCAAGGGCCGGCCGCTCGGCATCGAACTGATCCTGCCCGACTGGTTCTATGCCGGCGTCCTTGATCGCGCACTCATCCTGACCATCGATCCGGCCTATTTCCGCCTGACCGGTGGCCTGGAACGCTGGCTCTACCGGATCGTGCGCAAACATGGCGGGCGGCAGGTAGGTGGCTGGAGTTTCGACCTCGCCCATCTGTACAGAAAGTCGGGCGTCCTCTCGCCTTTCAAGCGCTTCGCCTTCGAGCTGCGGGACATCGTCCGCCGTCAGCCACTGCCCGGCTATAGCCTTCTCATCGATCGGGACAGGCTGAGTTTCGCGCCGATCGCGCTCAGCAGCTATGAGCGTGCGCTGCGCCGGAGCCGCCCGAGGCCGTTGCGATGA
- a CDS encoding DUF2958 domain-containing protein gives MSLLPDTLREALRANAIAACAAEQDAVVIDHRPLVKFFNPMGAATWIASELYPDGDSLFGLADLGFGCPEVGCFSLREIAAIHLPFGLRIERDLCFVTRHPLSRWAQAARQCGSLIHAEQLLREAP, from the coding sequence ATGAGCCTCCTCCCCGACACGCTGCGCGAGGCCCTGCGCGCCAACGCCATCGCCGCCTGCGCGGCCGAGCAGGATGCGGTCGTCATCGATCACCGTCCCCTCGTCAAATTCTTCAATCCGATGGGCGCCGCGACATGGATCGCGAGCGAGCTCTACCCCGATGGCGATAGCCTGTTCGGTCTTGCTGATCTGGGTTTCGGCTGTCCCGAGGTCGGATGCTTCTCGCTTCGCGAGATCGCTGCGATCCACCTGCCCTTCGGGCTGCGGATCGAACGCGACCTGTGTTTCGTGACCCGGCACCCGCTCTCCCGCTGGGCACAGGCCGCGCGGCAATGCGGCTCCCTCATCCATGCCGAACAGCTTTTGCGCGAGGCCCCCTAG
- a CDS encoding tyrosine-type recombinase/integrase, with the protein MSLASQLDRYLSVRRSLGYDLGTSERILRRFTRFADREGAVHIDTALFLRWHATLAEACPSTRAARLSVVRLFAQWLSSFDPGHEPPPRGLLPGGFQRSRPHIYTDAEIGSIIAAAETLPSIYGLRGLTCSTLFGLIAVTGLRINEALGLDRDDLDTDHGVLRVRQGKLGKERLLPLDPSVVATLIDYLAERDRLLGHLAKPLFVTDKGTRLTDCAARYNFARACQQIGLRAHQPYCKHGRGPRIHDLRHTFAVKTMIGWYRTGKDPAREMIRLTTYLGHSDPSNTYWYLEAVPELLDLAMARATADGREAVQ; encoded by the coding sequence ATGAGCCTCGCCTCCCAGCTCGACCGCTATCTGAGCGTTCGCCGCAGCCTCGGTTACGACCTTGGCACCAGCGAGCGCATCTTGCGTCGCTTCACCCGGTTCGCCGACCGCGAAGGTGCCGTTCATATCGATACGGCGCTGTTCCTGCGCTGGCACGCCACACTGGCCGAAGCCTGCCCATCGACGCGAGCGGCGAGGCTCAGCGTCGTGCGGCTGTTCGCGCAGTGGCTGAGCAGCTTCGATCCGGGGCACGAACCGCCGCCGCGCGGCCTCTTGCCGGGAGGCTTCCAGCGGTCGCGCCCGCATATCTACACTGATGCCGAGATCGGGTCGATCATCGCAGCGGCCGAAACGCTGCCATCGATCTACGGCCTGCGCGGGCTGACCTGCTCGACGTTGTTCGGGCTGATAGCGGTCACGGGCCTGAGGATCAACGAGGCGCTCGGGCTCGATCGTGATGACCTCGATACCGATCATGGCGTGCTGCGCGTCCGGCAGGGCAAGCTCGGCAAAGAGCGGTTGTTGCCGCTCGATCCGAGCGTCGTCGCGACGTTGATCGACTATCTTGCCGAACGCGACCGGCTGCTCGGCCATCTGGCCAAGCCGCTGTTCGTCACAGACAAGGGGACGAGGCTCACCGACTGCGCGGCCCGCTACAACTTCGCGCGGGCTTGCCAGCAGATCGGGCTTCGGGCTCATCAGCCATACTGCAAGCATGGTCGCGGGCCGCGCATCCACGACCTTCGCCACACCTTCGCGGTGAAGACGATGATCGGTTGGTATCGCACGGGCAAAGACCCGGCTCGCGAGATGATCCGGCTGACGACCTATCTGGGCCATAGCGATCCCTCCAACACATACTGGTATCTGGAAGCGGTCCCGGAACTGCTCGATCTGGCGATGGCGCGAGCAACAGCCGATGGCCGGGAGGCAGTCCAATGA
- a CDS encoding DUF736 domain-containing protein has protein sequence MSKIGSFKKVAGEYRGQIITLALQAESVRIVEQTATSEHAPTHRVYAGEAEVGAGWVKTRNEDRPYLSIKLDDPSFTAPIFAQLFEGENGDHDLVWNRPTRRGKD, from the coding sequence ATGTCGAAGATCGGCAGCTTCAAGAAGGTCGCGGGCGAATATCGGGGCCAGATCATCACCCTCGCGCTGCAGGCCGAGTCGGTCCGTATCGTCGAGCAGACGGCGACCAGCGAGCATGCGCCCACCCACCGCGTCTATGCCGGCGAGGCCGAGGTCGGGGCCGGCTGGGTCAAGACCCGCAACGAGGATCGCCCCTATCTCTCCATCAAGCTCGATGATCCCAGCTTCACCGCTCCGATCTTCGCGCAGCTCTTCGAGGGCGAGAATGGCGATCATGACCTGGTCTGGAACCGCCCGACCCGCCGCGGCAAGGATTGA
- a CDS encoding DUF736 domain-containing protein: MATIVANLIVKGDNLEGTLATLTISAPILVIPNLRKSKESEPDYRIISRKNGFELGAGWKKFAQSTGAEYVSVVLSAPEFGTIYGNIANAPGDDPMRKVIIWNAPA, encoded by the coding sequence ATGGCTACCATCGTCGCGAACCTCATCGTCAAGGGCGACAACCTCGAAGGCACGCTCGCCACCCTGACCATCAGCGCCCCCATCCTCGTGATACCCAATCTCCGCAAATCGAAGGAGTCGGAGCCCGATTACCGCATCATCAGCCGCAAGAACGGCTTCGAGCTCGGTGCTGGCTGGAAGAAGTTCGCTCAGTCGACCGGCGCCGAATATGTCTCGGTCGTGCTCTCGGCTCCGGAATTCGGGACCATCTATGGCAATATCGCCAATGCGCCGGGCGACGATCCGATGCGCAAGGTCATCATCTGGAATGCACCGGCCTGA
- a CDS encoding HU family DNA-binding protein, whose amino-acid sequence MFGKQRASKADEGAMTGNELIEAVATQQGATKSDVKKIIDAALAAIADAAARGEEVSIAGFGKFKVKQSAAREGKNPRTGEPMTIPASRKVGFQPAKALKDKVNS is encoded by the coding sequence ATGTTTGGCAAACAGCGTGCTTCCAAAGCAGATGAGGGTGCCATGACCGGAAATGAACTGATCGAAGCCGTCGCTACCCAGCAAGGGGCTACCAAGTCGGATGTGAAGAAGATCATCGACGCGGCACTGGCCGCCATCGCCGACGCGGCAGCCAGGGGCGAAGAGGTCTCGATCGCGGGCTTCGGCAAGTTCAAGGTGAAGCAGAGCGCCGCTCGAGAGGGCAAGAATCCCCGGACGGGCGAGCCGATGACGATTCCGGCGTCGCGCAAGGTCGGGTTCCAGCCAGCCAAGGCGCTCAAGGACAAGGTCAACAGCTGA
- the trxC gene encoding thioredoxin TrxC: protein MCAVLNRVPSSKLGAGGKCGKCGSDLFAAAPVELDARNFDAHALRSDIPLLVDFWADWCGPCRQMAPAFDAAAPQLEPWLRLGKLDTQVDQAIAARYAIRTIPTMLILKKGKEIARQSGAMPVQAIVQWARQALRSG from the coding sequence ATGTGCGCGGTGCTCAATCGCGTGCCATCGTCGAAATTGGGTGCGGGAGGGAAATGCGGCAAGTGTGGCAGCGATCTGTTTGCAGCCGCACCGGTAGAACTCGACGCCAGGAATTTCGATGCGCACGCCTTGCGGTCCGACATTCCGTTGCTGGTGGATTTCTGGGCGGACTGGTGCGGACCCTGCAGACAGATGGCGCCGGCCTTTGATGCGGCCGCCCCGCAACTCGAGCCCTGGTTGCGGCTCGGCAAGCTCGATACGCAGGTCGATCAGGCGATCGCGGCGCGCTATGCTATCCGGACGATCCCGACGATGCTGATCTTGAAGAAGGGCAAGGAGATTGCCCGACAATCCGGTGCGATGCCGGTACAGGCAATTGTCCAATGGGCACGTCAGGCGCTGCGATCAGGCTGA